AACAGGCGGCCGATCACACGGCTAAACTGACTGGGATCTGCTTGGGCGGGTCGAATGTTTCCAAGACTGGCACTCCAGATAAAATATATACCTTTCCATGACATCCCCGCCAGCAGCCGCGCGATATGCTGGCGTCCAGAACCACCCGGCTTGACCGCGTCACATCATACACAGCCCCCCGGTTGGCGCGAGATATTCGACGTTTCCGTCGGCGCGGACTGGCTCGCTTGGGCCATTCCTCACCAAACCTGACAGAAACTTTATTTGGCTGTTGCAAGCAATGAGTGGTTAGCTTCGCAGACAAGACTGCGTAGCCTGAGAGGTAGAACCATGCGCAAGCAACTATTTTTGGCGGCAATGATGCTGCCTATGCCTCTGGCCGCTCTTGCGGCCGAGGGTGAACGCGTTCAGGTCCGGGGCGAGATCATTGATACCTGGTGCTATTACTCTGGCGTGATGGGCGGCCCGGACGCGGTGACCGGCTCGGCGCATCACACCTGTGCGCTCTGGTGTTCGGCTGGGGGCATCCCTGTGGGCCTGCTGGGCGATGACGGTCAGGTCTACATGGTGCTCAAGATCGCGGGCGACGACGGCTCTGCCGGGGGCGATACGCAGCTGCGCCTTGCCAGCCACGAGATTACGGCGGATGGCCTGCTCTATCATCGCGACGGGCTGAATTATCTGGTGGTAGAGGAAGTGGTCACCGATCACGGGATCACGAAACTCAACCACGAGGATTACGGGGTAGTTCCGCCGTTCGCCATTCCAAAGCCAGCTCAGTGAGGGGACGCACAATGAAACATGTTCTGATGATGCTCGCGTTCACCGGCATGGCACTTCCTGCTGGCGCGCAGGATTTCTCCCAAGGGTCCGAGGCGAAAACATGGAACCTCTATGCCGAGCAACCCGCGCGGTTTGAGGCCAAGGTGGTGGATATTCTGTGCGAACTGACCGGCGATTGCCCGACAGATTGCGGTGGCGGGGTACGCCAACTGGGTTTGCTGCGCAACGCCGACAACGTTCTGGTCTATCCCAACAAGAACGCGCAGGCTGCGTTCTCAGGGGCGGCGGTTGACATATTGCCATTCTGTGGCAAGCAGGTCGAGGTTGACGGCCTGTTGATCGAAGATCCCGATCTTAAGGCGACGAACATCTATCTGGTGCAAAAGATCCGCGCTCTGGGCGATGCCGAATGGACCGCCGCCAACCGCTGGACGGACGTATGGGCAGAAAACCACCCCGAAGCGGATGGCAAGGGGCCATGGTTCCGCCGCGATCCGCGCGTCAACGCAGAGATTGCCGCACATGGCTACACCGGCATCGGCGTTGAAGAAGAACAGCAATTCATCAAGGAATTGTTTGAATGAAACTCCGAACTCTGCTGCTGGCCGTGGCATGTAGCGGTTTCGCATCTGGCGCATTGGCGCATGGCCCGGAAAAGCACGCAGCGCCGCCCGTCCTTGCGCCATCGGATCCAGTGACGGCACTGCCATGGAAACTGGGCGGCGCGTTCGAGCTTGTCGACCATACCGGCAAAACCCGCACCCAGACTGATCCGGACGGTCGGATGCAGCTTGTATTCTTCGGCTATGCCAATTGCCCCGGCATCTGCAGTGCGGCCCTGCCAATGATGGTGGATGCGGCAGAGCTTGTGAAACAGCGTGGCATTCCAGTCAGCCCGATCATGATCACCATAGACCCGGAGCTGGACACACCCAAGACGATCGGGCCCGCCTTGGCTGAAATCTCGACGGATCTTATTGGCCTGACCGGCAATCCCGAGGCGTTGAGCAAGGCCTATCGTGCGTTTCAGATCACCTTTGAAAAGGTCATGGATCATCCAGAATATGGGCCCATCTATGCCCATAGCAGCCATATCTTTCTGCTCGACGCGGACGGAAAGGTATTGACCCTCATTCCGCCGGTTCTGCCAGCAGAGCAGTTCGCAGACATCGTGATGAAATACGCCGGAAGCTGAAGCCTGTTCAAAGCATAAAAGGCCCACGCACTCTCCGGGGCGCTCTTGGGCAAAATCGGTGAGGGGCTCATCTCGACGTTGCCGCTGCCAACGCCGACCTCATTGGTGTGCCGCAGGTGCGGTCTTGCCATCTGATCGGTGCTGGTTGCGGCAATGCTACGGCCGTCCAGCCGGACATTTTTTAACTTATAATCAGATAGATAGTCCACCATCGCCCCATTTGTTAAGGGGTTGGTAATCCCGTTTCCCGAGTCTCTCGTCTGCGCAACCGTTCTGGAGAGACCGATGTCGGATGTATCAGCCCGCCTAGACCTGCCATTTATCGCCCCGTCACAGGCGCAAAAGCATGTGACCTATAATGAGGCTGTGCAGCGGCTGGATCTTCTGGTCCAGATGGCGCTGGACGGGTTCGACGCCACCGAACCGCCCGCCGCCCCCGAGACCGGCGCGCGCTATGCCCTTGGCCAAGGGGCGATGGGGGCCTGGGCCGGGCAGGATGGCCAAATCGCCGTCTTTCTCGGCGAAGCCTGGGGCTTTGTTGCGCCGCAAGAAGGCTGGATCGCAACCGCGCGCGGAACTGGTGATCTGCGCCTCTATCGGGATGGCACGTGGCGCAGCATTCCAGAGCGGCTTGAGAGGCTTGGCATCGCCACCGATGCCGATGCGCTCAACCGTCTGAGCGTGGCGGCAGAGGCGACCTTGCTCACCCATGCAGGCGCAGGGCATCAGCTCAAGAT
The nucleotide sequence above comes from Roseovarius mucosus. Encoded proteins:
- a CDS encoding SCO family protein; translation: MKLRTLLLAVACSGFASGALAHGPEKHAAPPVLAPSDPVTALPWKLGGAFELVDHTGKTRTQTDPDGRMQLVFFGYANCPGICSAALPMMVDAAELVKQRGIPVSPIMITIDPELDTPKTIGPALAEISTDLIGLTGNPEALSKAYRAFQITFEKVMDHPEYGPIYAHSSHIFLLDADGKVLTLIPPVLPAEQFADIVMKYAGS